The following proteins are co-located in the Lepisosteus oculatus isolate fLepOcu1 chromosome 9, fLepOcu1.hap2, whole genome shotgun sequence genome:
- the tmem94 gene encoding endoplasmic reticulum magnesium-transporting P-type ATPase isoform X2 codes for MELDKRQEEVAAKLGLTTAQALTTLRDQLSVLLEQHQKHSHRKSSFRELWEKSFLHHNNRYSSFHWPGAALTLVAVIGLLCCHGSQPQGSQGIELVNAGALFFLLLVNLFLIGRQDRLKRSEMVRRLQTIIDRLSDMLRSGDSVKWVPSLYPDLYTPSSPSWSLHWAYRDGQLVNTPISVLVEGDVIALRPGQESFASLRGIKDDEHIVLEPGDLFPPFSPPPSPRGNEKKGPQSPQQFRLFRVVRTPVLDSVRNSLDLALSRPVTALDNERYTVQTIMAKFACPAMLVAFLITNTVRYFVDAPGLTPGRFNFFQLQVMGVLPILPLLFPVMWVLVNAYGEARVLAESNKTSPTGLLAKFSEDTLSSYTEVVSSQEVLRCVWRHFLSVLRDQSQTLCYTSSLLHTLGSVTVLCCVDKQGILSWPNPSPETVLFFSGRVEPPHDSQEDLKDDLSVGSLCRMEGEEERDEAQEADALLCQPALDCLHIANEQDLSETSHDTARSSDPLRHKRPPDSRRTKHPSGSNVSFSRDTEGGDEEPIQVCGECDGLGCEAEDFVCDYHLEMLSLSQDQQNPVSIQFDDSNWQCHLTSLKPLGLNILLNLCNANVTEQLCRFSDHLSNMALQETHGTVLPVHVPWGLCELSRLIGFTPGAKDLFKLENHLVLYQLPSAEATKEAIPRKLNHFNKRQPPLSHLISLFVRDTTTNNVQMLSHGSADLILEACTDFWDGADIYPLSGSDRKKVLDFYQRACLSGYCSAFAYKPMQCTLSPQLNGKCVELAQMPGQNAIFTSFELPGTTPIKQGSRRNSWSSDEGIGEVMEREDCVQALSGQIFMGMVSSQFQARLDTVRLIDALVNACIRFVYFSMEDELRSKVFAEKMGLETGWNCHISLTPNGDGQGCDLPPSSPSHAGSLHDDLHQDSRDEAEGPLLLEEEGHSDLISFQPTDSDIPSFLEDCNRAKLPRGIHQVRPHLKNIDNVPLLVPLFTDCTPETMCEMMKIMQENREVTCCLGSSANFRNSCLFLQSDVSIALDPLYPSRCSWETFGYAATNSLVDSEELSPLQLSGLLNSLACSASFHQEESVSVVKLIEQARHTTYGIRKCFLFLLQCQLTLVIIQFLACLLQLPPPINITDLLWLSCFCYPLLSVSFLGKPADSLVMTVATGKNLDSIPRKTQQYFLVCFLLKFSLTMCAYLVGFGFTLEGFCNTGSVNSTNCSILSKSSVQDAPKWYGEFSNGLLLIQKVMAGFLALHTVVISLSHVHRSKPLWRKSPFSNTWWCLTVPVVLLGQVVQATVDFQVWKNRQSSVTFTLEDIPLLVWLLMSLSLLLVVLVNEVVKLHEIRVRVRYQKRQKLQFETKLGMNSPF; via the exons CCAGGGGATTGAGCTGGTGAACGCCGGGGcgctcttcttcctcctcctcgtcaACCTCTTTCTCATCGGGCGACAGGATAGGCTGAAAAGGAGCGAGATGGTGAGGCGGCTACAGACCATCATCGATAGGCTAAGCG ACATGCTCCGCAGTGGGGACTCggtgaagtgggtcccctcaCTGTACCCAGACCTGTacacaccttcctctccctcctgGTCTCTACATTGGGCGTACCGGGATGGGCAGCTGGTGAATACTCCCATCAGTGTGCTGGTGGAGGGAGACGTGATCGCCCTCCGACCTGGCCAGGAGTCCTTCGCCTCACTGCGAGGTATCAAG GATGACGAGCACATTGTCCTGGAGCCGGGGGACCTGtttccccccttctcccctccccCGTCTCCCCGGGGCAACGAGAAGAAGGGTCCCCAGAGCCCCCAGCAGTTCCGCCTCTTCAGGGTGGTCCGTACCCCGGTCCTTGACAGCGTCAG AAACAGCCTGGACCTGGCGCTGAGCCGCCCCGTGACTGCTCTTGACAACGAGAGGTACACTGTGCAGACAATCATGGCCAAATTTGCCTGCCCCGCCATGCTG GTGGCTTTCTTGATTACCAACACAGTGCGGTACTTTGTTGATGCCCCTGGGCTCACACCTGGCCGCTTCAACTTCTTCCAGCTCCAG GTGATGGGAGTATTGCCCATCCTCCCCTTGCTCTTCCCTGTGATGTGGGTCCTGGTCAATGCCTACGGTGAGGCCCGTGTCCTGGCCGAGTCCAACAAGACCTCTCCCACTGGCCTG cTGGCTAAGTTCTCAGAGGACACTCTAAGCAGCTACACGGAGGTGGTGTCTTCACAG GAGGTGCTGCGATGCGTGTGGAGGCATTTCCTGAGCGTCCTCAGAGACCAGTCCCAGACACTGTGCTACACCTCCAGCCTGCTGCACACCCTGGGCTCTGTCACT gtgttgtGCTGTGTGGACAAACAGGGAATCCTGTCCTGGCCCAACCCCAGCCCCGAGACAGTGCTGTTCTTCAGCGGGAGGGTGGAGCCGCCCCATGACAGCCAGGAAGACCTGAAAGATGACCTCTCAGTGGGCTCCTTGTGCCGaatggagggagaggaggagcgagatgAG GCCCAGGAAGCAGATGCCTTGCTGTGTCAGCCTGCCCTGGATTGTCTTCACATTGCCAACGAACAGGATCTCAGTGAGACCTCCCACGACACTGCCCGCTCCTCGGACCCCCTGCGACACAAACGGCCCCCTGATAGCCGCCGAACCAAACACCCCTCGGGTTCCAACGTCAGCTTCAGCCGGGACACCGAGGGGGGTGATGAGGAGCCCATACAG GTGTGTGGCGAATGTGATGGCCTGGGCTGTGAGGCAGAGGACTTTGTCTGCGATTACCACCTGGAGATGCTGAGCTTGTCCCAAGATCAACAGAACCCCGTCAGCATCCAGTTTGATGACTCCAACTGGCAGTGTCACCTGACCAGCCTCAAGCCCCTGGGCCTCAACATCCTGCTCAACCTGTGCAATGCCAATGTGACCGAGCAGCTGTGCCGCTTCTCCGACCACCTGTCCAACATGGCGCTGCAGGAGACACACGGCACTGTCCTGCCTGTACACGTGCCCTGGGGGCTCTGTGAGCTTTCACGCCTCATAG GGTTCACTCCTGGAGCCAAAGACCTCTTCAAACTGGAAAACCACCTGGTGCTATACCAGCTGCCCTCCGCCGAGGCCACCAAGGAGGCCATTCCCCGGAAACTGAACCACTTCAACAAGAGACAGCCGCCCTTGAGCCACCTGATCAGCCTCTTCGTCAGGGATACCACCACCA ATAATGTTCAGATGCTCTCTCATGGCTCGGCTGACCTCATCCTGGAGGCCTGCACGGATTTCTGGGATGGTGCAGATATCTACCCCCTCTCTGGCTCCGACAG GAAGAAGGTGCTGGATTTCTATCAGAGGGCCTGCCTGTCAGGGTACTGCTCCGCCTTCGCCTACAAACCCATGCAGTGCACACTCTCCCCGCAGCTCAATGGCAAGTGTGTGGAGCTGGCACAGATGCCCGGCCAGAATGCTATCTTCACCAGCTTCGAGCTGCCTGGGACTACGCCCATTAAGCAGGGCAGCCGCAGAAACAGCTGGAGCTCTGATG AGGGCATCGGGGAGGTGATGGAACGGGAGGACTGCGTCCAGGCGCTCAGCGGGCAGATCTTCATGGGCATGGTATCCTCGCAGTTCCAGGCACGATTGGACACCGTGCGGCTGATCGATGCTCTTGTGAATGCATGCATCCGTTTTGTCTACTTCTCCATGGAGGATGAGCTCCGGAGCAAG GTGTTTGCTGAGAAGATGGGTTTGGAGACGGGCTGGAATTGCCACATCTCCCTGACACCAAATGGTGATGGCCAAGGCTGTGACCTCCCTCCTTCCAGCCCCAGCCATGCTGGCTCTCTGCACGATGATTTGCATCAAG ACTCTCGTGATGAGGCAGAGGGTCCTCTGCTGTTGGAGGAGGAAGGTCACTCAGATCTCATCAGCTTCCAGCCCACAGACAGTGACATACCCAGCTTCTTGGAGGACTGTAATCGG GCCAAACTGCCACGGGGGATCCACCAGGTGCGTCCCCACTTGAAGAACATTGACAATGTGCCTCTGCTGGTGCCCCTTTTCACTGACTGCACCCCAGAAA CCATGTGTGAGATGATGAAGATCATGCAGGAGAACCGTGAGGTTACCTGCTGCCTGGGAAGCTCAGCTAACTTCAGGAACAGCTGTCTTTTCCTGCAGAGTGATGTCAG CATTGCCTTGGACCCTCTGTACCCCTCTCGCTGCTCCTGGGAGACGTTTGGCTATGCAGCCACTAATAGCCTAGTGGATTCGGAGGAGCTCTCCCCTCTGCAGCTGTCCGGCCTCCTCAACAGCCTGGCCTGCTCTGCTTCCTTCCACCAGGAGGAGAGTGTCAGTGTGGTCAAACTCATTGAGCAG GCTCGCCACACCACCTatggcatcagaaaatgtttccttttcctGCTGCAGTGCCAGCTTACCCTTGTCATAATCCAG TTCCTGGCttgtctcctccagctccctcctcCCATCAACATCACTGACCTGCTGTGGCTCTCCTGCTTCTGCTACCCTCTTCTCAG TGTGTCGTTCCTGGGAAAGCCTGCTGACAGCTTGGTGATGACTGTGGCCACAGGGAAGAACCTGGACTCCATTCCCAGGAAG ACACAACAGTATTTCCTAGTGTGTTTCCTGCTGAAGTTCAGCCTAACTATGTGTGCCTACCTGGTGGGCTTTGGCTTCACCCTGGAGGGGTTTTGCAACACTGGCAGTGTGAACTCGACCAACTGCTCCATCCTTTCCAAGAG TTCTGTTCAGGATGCCCCCAAGTGGTATGGGGAGTTCTCCAATGGTTTGCTGTTGATACAGAAGGTGATGGCGGGATTCCTGGCACTTCACACAG TGGTGATCTCCCTCAGTCACGTCCACCGCTCCAAACCCCTTTGGAGAAAGAGCCCCTTCAGCAACACCTGGTGGTGCCTGACTGTTCCTGTGGT GTTGCTGGGACAGGTGGTCCAGGCCACAGTGGATTTCCAGGTGTGGAAGAACCGCCAGTCCTCTGTGACCTTTACCCTGGAAGATATCCCCCTGCTGGTGTGGCTGCTGATGTCATTGTCTCTGCTGCTGGTGGTGCTAGTGAATGAGGTGGTGAAACTGCATGAGATCAG GGTGCGAGTACGCTACCAGAAGAGGCAGAAGCTACAATTTGAGACCAAACTGGGGATGAACTCTCCCTTCTGA
- the tmem94 gene encoding endoplasmic reticulum magnesium-transporting P-type ATPase isoform X1, whose protein sequence is MIFKKTKAWQGLWKKDEEVAAKLGLTTAQALTTLRDQLSVLLEQHQKHSHRKSSFRELWEKSFLHHNNRYSSFHWPGAALTLVAVIGLLCCHGSQPQGSQGIELVNAGALFFLLLVNLFLIGRQDRLKRSEMVRRLQTIIDRLSDMLRSGDSVKWVPSLYPDLYTPSSPSWSLHWAYRDGQLVNTPISVLVEGDVIALRPGQESFASLRGIKDDEHIVLEPGDLFPPFSPPPSPRGNEKKGPQSPQQFRLFRVVRTPVLDSVRNSLDLALSRPVTALDNERYTVQTIMAKFACPAMLVAFLITNTVRYFVDAPGLTPGRFNFFQLQVMGVLPILPLLFPVMWVLVNAYGEARVLAESNKTSPTGLLAKFSEDTLSSYTEVVSSQEVLRCVWRHFLSVLRDQSQTLCYTSSLLHTLGSVTVLCCVDKQGILSWPNPSPETVLFFSGRVEPPHDSQEDLKDDLSVGSLCRMEGEEERDEAQEADALLCQPALDCLHIANEQDLSETSHDTARSSDPLRHKRPPDSRRTKHPSGSNVSFSRDTEGGDEEPIQVCGECDGLGCEAEDFVCDYHLEMLSLSQDQQNPVSIQFDDSNWQCHLTSLKPLGLNILLNLCNANVTEQLCRFSDHLSNMALQETHGTVLPVHVPWGLCELSRLIGFTPGAKDLFKLENHLVLYQLPSAEATKEAIPRKLNHFNKRQPPLSHLISLFVRDTTTNNVQMLSHGSADLILEACTDFWDGADIYPLSGSDRKKVLDFYQRACLSGYCSAFAYKPMQCTLSPQLNGKCVELAQMPGQNAIFTSFELPGTTPIKQGSRRNSWSSDEGIGEVMEREDCVQALSGQIFMGMVSSQFQARLDTVRLIDALVNACIRFVYFSMEDELRSKVFAEKMGLETGWNCHISLTPNGDGQGCDLPPSSPSHAGSLHDDLHQDSRDEAEGPLLLEEEGHSDLISFQPTDSDIPSFLEDCNRAKLPRGIHQVRPHLKNIDNVPLLVPLFTDCTPETMCEMMKIMQENREVTCCLGSSANFRNSCLFLQSDVSIALDPLYPSRCSWETFGYAATNSLVDSEELSPLQLSGLLNSLACSASFHQEESVSVVKLIEQARHTTYGIRKCFLFLLQCQLTLVIIQFLACLLQLPPPINITDLLWLSCFCYPLLSVSFLGKPADSLVMTVATGKNLDSIPRKTQQYFLVCFLLKFSLTMCAYLVGFGFTLEGFCNTGSVNSTNCSILSKSSVQDAPKWYGEFSNGLLLIQKVMAGFLALHTVVISLSHVHRSKPLWRKSPFSNTWWCLTVPVVLLGQVVQATVDFQVWKNRQSSVTFTLEDIPLLVWLLMSLSLLLVVLVNEVVKLHEIRVRVRYQKRQKLQFETKLGMNSPF, encoded by the exons CCAGGGGATTGAGCTGGTGAACGCCGGGGcgctcttcttcctcctcctcgtcaACCTCTTTCTCATCGGGCGACAGGATAGGCTGAAAAGGAGCGAGATGGTGAGGCGGCTACAGACCATCATCGATAGGCTAAGCG ACATGCTCCGCAGTGGGGACTCggtgaagtgggtcccctcaCTGTACCCAGACCTGTacacaccttcctctccctcctgGTCTCTACATTGGGCGTACCGGGATGGGCAGCTGGTGAATACTCCCATCAGTGTGCTGGTGGAGGGAGACGTGATCGCCCTCCGACCTGGCCAGGAGTCCTTCGCCTCACTGCGAGGTATCAAG GATGACGAGCACATTGTCCTGGAGCCGGGGGACCTGtttccccccttctcccctccccCGTCTCCCCGGGGCAACGAGAAGAAGGGTCCCCAGAGCCCCCAGCAGTTCCGCCTCTTCAGGGTGGTCCGTACCCCGGTCCTTGACAGCGTCAG AAACAGCCTGGACCTGGCGCTGAGCCGCCCCGTGACTGCTCTTGACAACGAGAGGTACACTGTGCAGACAATCATGGCCAAATTTGCCTGCCCCGCCATGCTG GTGGCTTTCTTGATTACCAACACAGTGCGGTACTTTGTTGATGCCCCTGGGCTCACACCTGGCCGCTTCAACTTCTTCCAGCTCCAG GTGATGGGAGTATTGCCCATCCTCCCCTTGCTCTTCCCTGTGATGTGGGTCCTGGTCAATGCCTACGGTGAGGCCCGTGTCCTGGCCGAGTCCAACAAGACCTCTCCCACTGGCCTG cTGGCTAAGTTCTCAGAGGACACTCTAAGCAGCTACACGGAGGTGGTGTCTTCACAG GAGGTGCTGCGATGCGTGTGGAGGCATTTCCTGAGCGTCCTCAGAGACCAGTCCCAGACACTGTGCTACACCTCCAGCCTGCTGCACACCCTGGGCTCTGTCACT gtgttgtGCTGTGTGGACAAACAGGGAATCCTGTCCTGGCCCAACCCCAGCCCCGAGACAGTGCTGTTCTTCAGCGGGAGGGTGGAGCCGCCCCATGACAGCCAGGAAGACCTGAAAGATGACCTCTCAGTGGGCTCCTTGTGCCGaatggagggagaggaggagcgagatgAG GCCCAGGAAGCAGATGCCTTGCTGTGTCAGCCTGCCCTGGATTGTCTTCACATTGCCAACGAACAGGATCTCAGTGAGACCTCCCACGACACTGCCCGCTCCTCGGACCCCCTGCGACACAAACGGCCCCCTGATAGCCGCCGAACCAAACACCCCTCGGGTTCCAACGTCAGCTTCAGCCGGGACACCGAGGGGGGTGATGAGGAGCCCATACAG GTGTGTGGCGAATGTGATGGCCTGGGCTGTGAGGCAGAGGACTTTGTCTGCGATTACCACCTGGAGATGCTGAGCTTGTCCCAAGATCAACAGAACCCCGTCAGCATCCAGTTTGATGACTCCAACTGGCAGTGTCACCTGACCAGCCTCAAGCCCCTGGGCCTCAACATCCTGCTCAACCTGTGCAATGCCAATGTGACCGAGCAGCTGTGCCGCTTCTCCGACCACCTGTCCAACATGGCGCTGCAGGAGACACACGGCACTGTCCTGCCTGTACACGTGCCCTGGGGGCTCTGTGAGCTTTCACGCCTCATAG GGTTCACTCCTGGAGCCAAAGACCTCTTCAAACTGGAAAACCACCTGGTGCTATACCAGCTGCCCTCCGCCGAGGCCACCAAGGAGGCCATTCCCCGGAAACTGAACCACTTCAACAAGAGACAGCCGCCCTTGAGCCACCTGATCAGCCTCTTCGTCAGGGATACCACCACCA ATAATGTTCAGATGCTCTCTCATGGCTCGGCTGACCTCATCCTGGAGGCCTGCACGGATTTCTGGGATGGTGCAGATATCTACCCCCTCTCTGGCTCCGACAG GAAGAAGGTGCTGGATTTCTATCAGAGGGCCTGCCTGTCAGGGTACTGCTCCGCCTTCGCCTACAAACCCATGCAGTGCACACTCTCCCCGCAGCTCAATGGCAAGTGTGTGGAGCTGGCACAGATGCCCGGCCAGAATGCTATCTTCACCAGCTTCGAGCTGCCTGGGACTACGCCCATTAAGCAGGGCAGCCGCAGAAACAGCTGGAGCTCTGATG AGGGCATCGGGGAGGTGATGGAACGGGAGGACTGCGTCCAGGCGCTCAGCGGGCAGATCTTCATGGGCATGGTATCCTCGCAGTTCCAGGCACGATTGGACACCGTGCGGCTGATCGATGCTCTTGTGAATGCATGCATCCGTTTTGTCTACTTCTCCATGGAGGATGAGCTCCGGAGCAAG GTGTTTGCTGAGAAGATGGGTTTGGAGACGGGCTGGAATTGCCACATCTCCCTGACACCAAATGGTGATGGCCAAGGCTGTGACCTCCCTCCTTCCAGCCCCAGCCATGCTGGCTCTCTGCACGATGATTTGCATCAAG ACTCTCGTGATGAGGCAGAGGGTCCTCTGCTGTTGGAGGAGGAAGGTCACTCAGATCTCATCAGCTTCCAGCCCACAGACAGTGACATACCCAGCTTCTTGGAGGACTGTAATCGG GCCAAACTGCCACGGGGGATCCACCAGGTGCGTCCCCACTTGAAGAACATTGACAATGTGCCTCTGCTGGTGCCCCTTTTCACTGACTGCACCCCAGAAA CCATGTGTGAGATGATGAAGATCATGCAGGAGAACCGTGAGGTTACCTGCTGCCTGGGAAGCTCAGCTAACTTCAGGAACAGCTGTCTTTTCCTGCAGAGTGATGTCAG CATTGCCTTGGACCCTCTGTACCCCTCTCGCTGCTCCTGGGAGACGTTTGGCTATGCAGCCACTAATAGCCTAGTGGATTCGGAGGAGCTCTCCCCTCTGCAGCTGTCCGGCCTCCTCAACAGCCTGGCCTGCTCTGCTTCCTTCCACCAGGAGGAGAGTGTCAGTGTGGTCAAACTCATTGAGCAG GCTCGCCACACCACCTatggcatcagaaaatgtttccttttcctGCTGCAGTGCCAGCTTACCCTTGTCATAATCCAG TTCCTGGCttgtctcctccagctccctcctcCCATCAACATCACTGACCTGCTGTGGCTCTCCTGCTTCTGCTACCCTCTTCTCAG TGTGTCGTTCCTGGGAAAGCCTGCTGACAGCTTGGTGATGACTGTGGCCACAGGGAAGAACCTGGACTCCATTCCCAGGAAG ACACAACAGTATTTCCTAGTGTGTTTCCTGCTGAAGTTCAGCCTAACTATGTGTGCCTACCTGGTGGGCTTTGGCTTCACCCTGGAGGGGTTTTGCAACACTGGCAGTGTGAACTCGACCAACTGCTCCATCCTTTCCAAGAG TTCTGTTCAGGATGCCCCCAAGTGGTATGGGGAGTTCTCCAATGGTTTGCTGTTGATACAGAAGGTGATGGCGGGATTCCTGGCACTTCACACAG TGGTGATCTCCCTCAGTCACGTCCACCGCTCCAAACCCCTTTGGAGAAAGAGCCCCTTCAGCAACACCTGGTGGTGCCTGACTGTTCCTGTGGT GTTGCTGGGACAGGTGGTCCAGGCCACAGTGGATTTCCAGGTGTGGAAGAACCGCCAGTCCTCTGTGACCTTTACCCTGGAAGATATCCCCCTGCTGGTGTGGCTGCTGATGTCATTGTCTCTGCTGCTGGTGGTGCTAGTGAATGAGGTGGTGAAACTGCATGAGATCAG GGTGCGAGTACGCTACCAGAAGAGGCAGAAGCTACAATTTGAGACCAAACTGGGGATGAACTCTCCCTTCTGA